The following are from one region of the Leptospira terpstrae serovar Hualin str. LT 11-33 = ATCC 700639 genome:
- a CDS encoding MFS transporter, with protein MSQPLTHPLHTIQKERAIIFILAALQFLHILDFVIMMPLGPVFMESFKIDSAAFGLLVSSYSISAGVFGLIGALFLDSYDRKMSLLVLFFGFSVGTLLCAFAPNYPFLLFARIVAGGFGGMLGATVLSIIGDIIPVFRRGTATGVVMSSFSVASVIGIPIGLSLANKFGWQFPFLSLAIAGFLILPIGYKVLPSIRYHLDSDVHPKQSQLKSLIQVVTKKDHMAPFIFMVFLMFGGFTIIPFLSPFLVSNVGLVFSDLPYIYFFGGLFTFFTSRFIGKLSDRYGKLTVYQIISIIAVIPIVLVVSLTKTSLPIVLTITTLFMILVSGRMVPAFAMITSAVEPRIRGSFMSVNSAIQQISSGVASYVAGLILVQAPDNQLVNYELVGMISVFSLLFSVYLAKKIKIAG; from the coding sequence ATGAGCCAACCTCTTACCCATCCGCTTCATACCATCCAAAAAGAAAGAGCCATCATCTTCATCCTTGCAGCCCTCCAATTTTTACATATCCTAGATTTTGTCATCATGATGCCCTTAGGGCCAGTGTTTATGGAAAGTTTCAAAATCGACTCTGCAGCCTTTGGGTTACTAGTGTCTTCCTATTCTATTAGTGCTGGAGTATTTGGACTGATAGGAGCTTTGTTTTTAGATTCCTATGACCGTAAAATGAGTCTCCTTGTATTGTTCTTTGGATTTTCTGTCGGGACATTGTTATGTGCTTTTGCCCCCAATTACCCATTTTTGCTTTTTGCAAGAATTGTTGCCGGTGGGTTTGGAGGAATGTTGGGTGCTACGGTATTATCAATCATTGGAGATATCATTCCTGTATTTAGAAGAGGGACGGCAACAGGTGTTGTGATGAGTTCCTTTTCTGTGGCATCGGTGATCGGAATTCCCATTGGTCTTTCCTTAGCCAATAAATTCGGATGGCAGTTCCCATTCCTGTCCTTGGCAATTGCAGGTTTTTTGATTTTACCGATTGGTTATAAAGTATTACCTTCGATTCGTTATCATTTGGATTCGGATGTTCACCCTAAACAGTCCCAACTAAAATCCTTAATACAGGTTGTTACCAAAAAAGACCATATGGCACCTTTTATTTTTATGGTTTTTTTGATGTTTGGTGGATTTACGATCATTCCTTTTCTTAGTCCATTTCTTGTCTCTAACGTTGGTTTAGTGTTCAGTGATTTACCTTATATTTATTTCTTTGGTGGTCTATTTACATTTTTTACTAGTAGATTCATAGGAAAACTATCAGATCGATATGGAAAACTAACTGTTTATCAAATCATTTCAATCATTGCCGTGATTCCCATTGTGCTTGTGGTTTCATTGACAAAAACTTCATTACCAATCGTTCTTACGATCACAACACTATTTATGATTTTAGTTTCTGGAAGGATGGTCCCTGCTTTTGCGATGATCACCTCCGCTGTGGAACCAAGAATACGGGGAAGTTTTATGTCTGTAAATTCTGCTATTCAACAAATTTCTTCGGGTGTTGCGTCTTATGTTGCAGGACTCATTTTGGTCCAAGCTCCCGATAACCAACTCGTAAACTACGAATTAGTAGGGATGATTTCTGTATTTAGTTTGTTGTTTAGTGTGTATCTTGCTAAAAAAATAAAAATTGCAGGATAG
- a CDS encoding cyclic nucleotide-binding domain-containing protein: MPKCFLGTSLYEACPPSCRHSFAKQDLDEDCIAKNKLEAFLQDKVTFKIGFSAFSQIPAKTLEKFLWTSKDNLELISYFLYIGEPTLVREIIESFSNHTLSYLFKCDFENYMNIRDSIKREKSIKHMFDIRSFKYWTFVSYLRICDLIQYFVRYLKEPEYACQFIVILPSEIVSNLNKYTGLDFEEEKSLYTALGDSIYELPLQSPKIYEHMMQLFAEDPEVSIILSTMEGLIQRQRLILETSEKLINYIGEHRIDKNFQFIFSEMAGMEIGTASEILNQLLERKMITPSQKQMIIDFLNTGKLEL; encoded by the coding sequence ATGCCAAAATGTTTCCTTGGTACATCTTTATATGAAGCCTGCCCACCTAGTTGCAGGCATTCTTTCGCTAAACAAGACTTAGATGAAGATTGTATTGCAAAAAATAAATTAGAAGCATTTTTACAAGATAAAGTTACATTTAAAATTGGGTTTTCTGCTTTTTCCCAAATTCCAGCCAAAACACTAGAAAAGTTCCTTTGGACTTCAAAAGACAATTTAGAATTAATCTCTTATTTTCTTTATATTGGAGAACCAACACTCGTTCGTGAAATCATTGAGTCCTTTTCCAACCACACATTAAGTTATCTTTTCAAATGTGATTTTGAAAATTACATGAATATCCGAGACTCGATTAAAAGAGAAAAGTCCATCAAACATATGTTTGATATAAGAAGTTTCAAGTATTGGACATTTGTTAGTTATTTGCGTATTTGCGATTTAATTCAGTATTTTGTTCGATACTTAAAAGAACCAGAATATGCCTGTCAGTTTATCGTGATTTTACCTTCCGAAATTGTATCCAATCTTAACAAATATACTGGTTTGGATTTTGAAGAAGAAAAATCCTTATATACGGCTCTTGGAGATTCGATTTACGAATTACCATTACAATCTCCCAAAATTTATGAACATATGATGCAATTATTTGCTGAGGATCCCGAAGTATCGATCATACTTTCCACTATGGAAGGCCTCATTCAAAGGCAGCGATTGATTCTAGAAACAAGTGAAAAACTCATAAACTATATTGGGGAACACCGGATTGATAAAAACTTTCAGTTTATTTTTTCTGAAATGGCTGGAATGGAAATTGGAACTGCGTCGGAAATTCTAAACCAACTATTAGAACGAAAAATGATCACTCCTTCTCAAAAACAAATGATTATTGATTTTCTTAACACGGGAAAATTAGAATTATAG
- a CDS encoding DUF3347 domain-containing protein: MNSNSNLGKKNQNMNAFRILLIVLAFFALSCKEEVVPFETAHENLAAKLLAENQILLEEYLKEDPKPNWKVFSESLDALGANGHPKLKVWAETLRPFVPANGADLETSYEKISKIQEILIQIKTEVPNQSKYNRFYCPMVDKSWLMTGREVKNPYAPEMRDCGELVQ; encoded by the coding sequence TTGAATTCCAATTCCAACTTAGGAAAAAAGAATCAAAATATGAATGCATTTCGGATATTACTCATCGTTTTAGCCTTTTTTGCCCTTTCTTGCAAGGAAGAGGTCGTTCCTTTTGAAACTGCCCATGAAAACCTAGCGGCAAAACTCCTTGCAGAGAACCAAATCCTCCTCGAAGAGTATCTAAAAGAAGATCCCAAACCGAATTGGAAAGTTTTTTCAGAGTCTCTTGATGCATTGGGAGCGAATGGACATCCTAAATTAAAGGTCTGGGCAGAAACATTGCGCCCCTTTGTTCCCGCAAATGGAGCCGATTTAGAAACTAGTTATGAAAAAATTTCGAAAATTCAGGAAATATTGATCCAAATCAAAACGGAAGTGCCAAACCAATCTAAGTACAATCGATTTTACTGTCCTATGGTTGATAAATCTTGGTTAATGACAGGTAGAGAAGTAAAAAACCCTTATGCTCCTGAAATGAGAGACTGCGGAGAATTAGTTCAATAA
- a CDS encoding VOC family protein has protein sequence MIIVEGIGHISIPVSQLDTSIDFYRDIFDFEVETKKATEAILSLDSFRIRLVKAEVSDRSLPILSFVMDVDDFTEAISELEEKNVKIIKGPEGTDSGESLTFADPSQNLIEIFYSN, from the coding sequence ATGATTATTGTAGAAGGCATTGGCCACATCAGTATCCCCGTCTCCCAACTCGACACCTCTATCGATTTTTACCGGGACATTTTTGACTTCGAAGTGGAGACAAAGAAGGCTACTGAGGCAATTCTTTCTCTGGATTCCTTTCGGATCCGATTGGTGAAAGCAGAGGTTTCAGACAGGTCTCTCCCTATCCTTAGTTTTGTGATGGATGTGGATGACTTCACTGAAGCTATCAGCGAACTGGAAGAAAAAAATGTGAAGATCATCAAAGGACCAGAAGGAACAGACTCTGGAGAAAGCTTAACCTTTGCAGATCCGAGCCAAAACTTAATAGAGATTTTCTACTCCAACTAA
- a CDS encoding LIC10067 family putative lipoprotein: MRRILYTIGFSLVLGSSFSCQSSSSEDPLASLLTSPPVVSSVTPQIGTPAQNNLNAFYAATEVVIKGENFGIDPIVRFNDVVAAISLNLGTELYTKVPDGAYSGFITVSKSGGSCLPNSKEGVNCAGMEYFIDCYTVTNKQYGAEIELKQGQSLSVEFDGNETKAFHTDTLLSSRNLTIGCQSVVTVRVFDRSCRATDYVLQNDPVIPFPVGVATQFYITAESATCSLVL, translated from the coding sequence ATGAGAAGGATTTTATACACAATCGGATTCTCACTAGTACTTGGAAGCAGTTTTTCCTGCCAGTCCTCGTCTTCAGAAGACCCTCTGGCCTCACTTCTTACCTCTCCACCTGTTGTGTCTTCAGTGACTCCCCAAATTGGAACTCCTGCTCAAAACAATTTAAATGCCTTCTATGCTGCCACAGAAGTTGTCATCAAAGGAGAAAATTTTGGAATCGATCCCATAGTTCGTTTTAATGACGTTGTTGCAGCAATCAGTTTAAACCTTGGAACCGAATTGTATACCAAAGTTCCCGATGGAGCATATTCTGGATTCATCACAGTATCAAAATCGGGTGGCTCTTGTTTACCCAATTCAAAAGAAGGTGTGAATTGTGCCGGTATGGAATACTTTATCGACTGCTATACGGTCACTAACAAACAATACGGTGCCGAAATTGAACTAAAACAAGGCCAAAGTTTATCAGTAGAATTTGATGGGAATGAAACCAAAGCCTTTCATACAGATACATTGTTATCCTCAAGGAATTTGACCATTGGTTGTCAAAGTGTCGTGACTGTGAGAGTATTTGATAGATCATGTCGGGCAACCGATTACGTTTTACAAAACGACCCAGTCATCCCTTTTCCGGTGGGAGTTGCGACGCAGTTTTACATCACTGCAGAATCCGCAACTTGTAGCTTAGTACTTTGA
- a CDS encoding enoyl-CoA hydratase-related protein: MNTVTLQTHHTYVALIELNRPEAKNAISIQLLEELRGKIEEVKTTRARALVIIGTGDAFCSGADLKERKSMSDIEVKKFLKDINICFSELANLPIPTIAAINGFAFGGGLEMALSCDIRYASESAQMGLTETKLGIIPGAGGTQRLSRIVGESTAKEWIFSGRKLSGKEAMARGLVSQVFESDHLRESSLALAREISESAPIAVSAAKKAIDRGMELPIESALEWERLCYFETIGTKDRIEALQAFAEKRKPNFKGE; the protein is encoded by the coding sequence ATGAACACTGTCACTCTTCAAACTCACCATACTTATGTAGCATTGATAGAACTAAATCGTCCTGAGGCAAAAAATGCCATATCCATTCAGCTCCTGGAAGAACTAAGAGGGAAAATTGAAGAAGTAAAAACAACCCGTGCTCGTGCTCTTGTCATCATTGGAACAGGAGATGCTTTTTGTTCTGGCGCCGATTTAAAGGAAAGAAAATCCATGTCGGACATAGAGGTAAAAAAATTTCTGAAAGATATCAACATTTGTTTTTCAGAACTGGCAAATCTCCCTATCCCAACAATTGCGGCTATCAATGGGTTTGCCTTTGGTGGTGGATTAGAAATGGCATTATCATGTGACATTCGTTATGCGAGTGAGTCTGCGCAAATGGGACTAACTGAAACTAAATTAGGAATCATTCCTGGTGCAGGCGGAACCCAAAGACTTTCCCGAATTGTAGGAGAATCCACAGCCAAAGAATGGATTTTTTCCGGAAGGAAACTATCAGGAAAAGAAGCAATGGCCCGGGGATTGGTATCTCAAGTATTCGAATCAGACCATTTAAGGGAATCTTCTCTTGCCTTGGCGCGGGAGATATCGGAATCTGCACCTATTGCGGTTTCTGCAGCTAAAAAGGCTATAGACCGCGGAATGGAATTGCCAATAGAGTCTGCCCTAGAGTGGGAGAGGTTATGTTATTTTGAGACGATAGGTACAAAAGATCGAATCGAAGCCTTGCAGGCGTTTGCTGAAAAAAGAAAACCTAATTTTAAGGGAGAATGA
- the dcd gene encoding dCTP deaminase has product MILTGKEILKRLGNDIKIEPYDANLLNPNSYNLRLHEDLLIYSEFPLDMKKPNPVQTLKIPEEGLLLEPGKLYLGRTIEFTETHNLVPMLEGRSSIGRLGMFVHITAGFGDVGFKGFWTLEIQVTHPLRVYSGVQICQIFYHTVEGEISEYKSGKYQANQGIQPSLLYKDFEKK; this is encoded by the coding sequence GTGATTTTAACCGGAAAAGAAATTTTAAAAAGACTTGGTAACGATATTAAAATCGAACCATACGATGCTAACTTACTAAATCCAAATTCATATAATTTAAGATTGCATGAAGACCTTTTAATATACTCAGAATTTCCATTGGATATGAAAAAACCGAATCCTGTACAAACTCTGAAGATACCGGAAGAGGGTTTGTTATTAGAACCGGGCAAATTGTATTTAGGAAGGACAATCGAATTTACGGAGACTCATAATTTAGTTCCCATGTTAGAAGGTCGTTCTTCGATTGGGCGATTAGGAATGTTTGTTCATATCACTGCAGGTTTTGGGGACGTTGGATTTAAAGGTTTTTGGACTTTAGAGATCCAAGTGACTCATCCTTTACGTGTTTATTCAGGTGTCCAGATCTGCCAGATTTTCTACCATACAGTGGAAGGGGAAATCAGTGAATACAAATCAGGAAAATACCAAGCAAACCAAGGCATCCAACCTTCTTTATTGTATAAGGACTTTGAAAAGAAATAG
- a CDS encoding DUF2147 domain-containing protein — MNQKLVLSVWTAILFAGSSLLAQEADVAIGRYLPPEKDSVIEIFKCGDKYCGKTVCIKDNAYPEKEKDKGVPGTPYLDHNNEDPKLRNRPNLGMVFITGFDYVGEGVYKNGKIYNPRDGKTYCGKFTSLEGGNRLDLKGTLCSITFIGKTNNWVKLGAMNLDDPRWDCTFKAKK; from the coding sequence ATGAATCAAAAACTTGTTTTAAGTGTATGGACGGCAATCCTCTTCGCCGGAAGTTCTCTACTTGCCCAAGAGGCAGACGTTGCCATAGGCCGGTACTTACCCCCTGAAAAAGACTCTGTCATTGAAATTTTCAAATGTGGTGATAAGTACTGCGGTAAAACGGTTTGTATCAAAGACAATGCTTACCCTGAAAAAGAGAAAGACAAAGGTGTTCCAGGAACTCCTTACTTAGACCATAACAATGAAGATCCAAAACTAAGAAACCGCCCTAACTTAGGAATGGTTTTTATCACTGGATTTGATTATGTTGGGGAAGGTGTATATAAAAACGGAAAGATCTATAATCCGCGCGATGGTAAAACCTACTGTGGAAAATTTACTTCCCTCGAAGGTGGAAATCGTTTGGATCTAAAGGGAACACTTTGTTCCATTACCTTCATTGGTAAAACGAACAACTGGGTAAAACTAGGTGCTATGAACTTAGATGACCCTCGCTGGGATTGTACCTTCAAAGCTAAAAAATAA
- a CDS encoding SpoIIE family protein phosphatase: protein MSESILSVDHILTNYYTFGSLIVTVLLAVLTTFFFSLKDKTVATKHMGLACLFLCLFQFGYLLGAFYYHPIASYHRWITGGFIIFGIIHFGQFFFRFPDNEDPKAATILQAILYAIAVVVVLWFLVTVSQGERKYHFTAHHWDFNSEGPSRILSLFIAAYSFINFLVLPGYRIFHVSKDKRGTLIIMLVAALIAAVVPNITNVMSRDGAMERSTYLTALVLLFTFTFFIITITFINNSSERTTFMVKIVGISFVTILLIMQAFSYLVDQEKETSFDNTAIQKALRVAEGGVRSKDILFVIEYDSSGQNLKKAYLPSSVNLDLPLVQADLYNTALYDEVVSIGESEYRNSLKSILEKTPYYFEGYKNAISQFLDENPDSEGAELKAEVSKLIEKLNRRTFINTNKLGDILPDQFCEEGVKYVEKVKNVDTFRDAILKHVSDCKWDGKEISGRDLRVEMLKFFRYFKPDLTRHYRKDLDGVSHYVAYMTYDSKNKINREVGFNYRDYRAYMHKSAKLELVILAIVMFVLLVVFPLFFRSALVNPLYALLAGVEKVNQGNLEVEVPIKVNDEIGYLAESFNGMVSSIRDARRELQDYAENLEEKVKERTKELQEKMDEIHRLKVQQDGDYFLTSLLAKPLFFNANKSDNIRCDFFVHQKKTFEFRNKTGDLGGDICITGNLKLGKPDDFHRYTMVMNGDAMGKSMQGAGGSLVMGVVMNSIMARSAGNKRILNRTPEEWLTDVYEEVNAVFKSFSGTMVISATVMLIDDESGKIWYFNAEHPYSILYRDGKASFIEDELKLRKLGLDSEYPFEVQTFQLLPGDQLILGSDGRDDIDLTPDEDVRTINEDETMVLRFVEQADGDIYEVEKLVKKSGDVTDDISMLSVVFKSERSPILHAPEKDDLSHQPIDDFFDTPGDDWDEALTTSGAYEEGKVLYQNGEIERAITVMKKAFLGDSTNQKLNKFLGLVSYKGKEYDIAAKVLTEFLKENEGSGEYWYYLAMSEKKLGNYESALKAAQEALKYDPENFQNLINLADVSRLLGNVDRAVTYVTRAQSIDPTNKNVLKLSKLLEKATSLN from the coding sequence ATGAGTGAAAGCATATTATCCGTTGACCACATACTAACAAATTATTATACATTCGGTAGTTTAATTGTCACTGTCCTCCTTGCGGTCTTGACTACATTCTTTTTCTCACTGAAAGACAAAACTGTGGCCACTAAACACATGGGGTTAGCTTGTTTGTTTTTATGTCTATTTCAGTTCGGATACCTTTTGGGAGCGTTTTACTACCATCCCATTGCTTCTTACCACCGTTGGATCACTGGTGGTTTTATTATCTTCGGGATCATCCATTTCGGACAGTTCTTCTTTCGTTTTCCAGATAATGAAGACCCGAAAGCAGCAACCATCCTCCAGGCCATCCTTTATGCTATCGCAGTAGTTGTAGTTTTGTGGTTTCTTGTTACCGTTTCTCAAGGCGAAAGAAAATACCACTTCACTGCTCACCATTGGGATTTTAATTCAGAAGGACCTAGCCGAATTCTAAGTTTATTCATCGCTGCTTATTCATTTATCAACTTCCTTGTTCTGCCTGGATATCGTATATTCCACGTAAGTAAAGACAAACGGGGAACTCTCATAATCATGTTGGTTGCGGCTTTAATTGCAGCGGTTGTACCCAATATAACTAACGTTATGAGTCGTGATGGAGCAATGGAGCGTTCGACATATTTGACAGCGCTTGTATTACTTTTCACATTTACATTCTTTATTATTACTATTACCTTTATCAACAACAGTAGTGAACGTACTACCTTCATGGTAAAGATTGTAGGAATCTCATTTGTAACCATCCTCCTCATCATGCAGGCCTTCAGTTACTTAGTAGATCAAGAAAAGGAAACCTCTTTTGATAATACTGCGATCCAAAAGGCACTACGAGTCGCAGAAGGCGGAGTACGTTCCAAGGATATTTTGTTTGTCATTGAATACGATTCCTCAGGTCAAAACCTTAAAAAAGCATACTTACCTTCTTCGGTAAACCTAGACCTTCCTCTCGTCCAAGCAGATCTTTATAATACCGCTTTGTATGATGAAGTTGTATCCATTGGTGAATCAGAGTATCGAAATTCACTGAAGTCAATTTTAGAAAAAACACCATATTACTTTGAAGGTTATAAAAATGCGATCAGTCAGTTTTTGGATGAAAATCCAGATTCAGAAGGAGCGGAATTAAAAGCCGAAGTTTCTAAGCTGATCGAAAAATTAAATCGAAGAACCTTTATCAACACAAACAAACTTGGTGACATTCTACCAGACCAGTTTTGTGAAGAGGGCGTCAAATACGTCGAAAAAGTAAAAAACGTTGATACGTTTCGTGATGCCATCCTCAAACATGTTAGCGATTGTAAGTGGGACGGAAAGGAAATTTCAGGAAGGGACCTTCGCGTCGAAATGTTGAAGTTTTTCCGTTATTTTAAACCAGACTTAACAAGACACTACAGAAAAGACTTAGATGGTGTTTCGCATTACGTTGCTTATATGACTTATGATTCGAAAAATAAAATCAACAGAGAGGTTGGTTTTAACTATCGAGACTACAGAGCTTATATGCACAAGTCTGCAAAACTCGAACTAGTAATTCTTGCAATTGTGATGTTCGTTTTACTCGTTGTTTTCCCTCTTTTCTTTCGTTCCGCACTTGTGAATCCACTCTATGCATTACTCGCTGGGGTAGAAAAAGTAAACCAAGGAAATTTGGAAGTAGAAGTTCCCATCAAAGTAAATGATGAAATTGGTTATCTTGCAGAATCCTTCAATGGCATGGTTTCTTCAATCCGTGATGCAAGACGCGAACTCCAAGACTATGCAGAAAACTTAGAAGAAAAAGTAAAAGAACGAACGAAAGAACTCCAAGAAAAAATGGATGAGATTCATCGTTTGAAAGTACAACAAGATGGAGACTACTTCCTAACTTCTTTACTTGCAAAACCATTATTCTTCAACGCAAACAAGTCAGACAATATTCGTTGCGATTTTTTTGTTCACCAAAAGAAAACTTTCGAATTCCGTAATAAAACCGGAGATTTGGGTGGTGACATTTGTATCACAGGAAACCTAAAGTTAGGAAAACCTGATGATTTTCATCGATATACTATGGTGATGAATGGTGATGCCATGGGAAAATCCATGCAGGGGGCTGGTGGCTCTCTAGTGATGGGTGTGGTAATGAATTCCATTATGGCACGTTCGGCTGGTAACAAAAGAATTCTCAACAGAACTCCAGAAGAATGGCTAACAGACGTATACGAAGAAGTCAATGCTGTATTTAAATCCTTTAGTGGAACCATGGTCATCTCAGCAACAGTCATGTTAATTGATGATGAAAGTGGTAAAATTTGGTATTTTAACGCAGAACACCCATACAGCATTCTTTACCGAGACGGTAAGGCAAGTTTTATCGAAGATGAATTAAAACTACGTAAATTGGGACTGGACTCTGAATATCCATTCGAAGTGCAAACATTTCAACTTCTACCTGGCGATCAATTGATCCTTGGTTCCGATGGAAGGGATGATATTGACCTCACACCAGATGAAGATGTAAGAACTATCAATGAAGATGAAACAATGGTTCTTCGATTTGTTGAACAAGCTGATGGCGATATTTATGAAGTGGAGAAACTCGTAAAAAAATCGGGAGATGTTACAGATGATATCTCAATGTTAAGTGTTGTTTTCAAAAGCGAAAGGTCCCCAATCCTGCATGCACCAGAAAAAGACGACTTATCACACCAACCGATTGATGACTTTTTTGACACTCCCGGCGACGATTGGGATGAAGCGCTTACAACTTCCGGTGCCTATGAAGAAGGAAAAGTTCTTTATCAAAATGGAGAAATTGAAAGAGCCATTACCGTAATGAAAAAAGCCTTCCTCGGTGATTCAACTAACCAAAAACTAAATAAGTTTTTAGGTCTTGTAAGTTACAAAGGAAAAGAGTACGACATCGCTGCAAAAGTGCTAACTGAATTTTTAAAAGAAAATGAAGGATCAGGTGAGTATTGGTATTACCTAGCAATGTCCGAAAAGAAACTCGGAAATTATGAAAGTGCCCTAAAAGCTGCGCAGGAAGCTCTTAAATACGATCCTGAAAACTTTCAAAATCTTATTAACCTTGCGGATGTTAGCCGGTTGCTTGGGAATGTCGACCGAGCAGTTACTTATGTAACAAGAGCTCAATCTATTGATCCAACAAACAAAAACGTTCTCAAACTTTCCAAATTACTAGAAAAAGCGACTAGCCTCAATTAA
- the mpl36 gene encoding RlpA family plasminogen-binding lipoprotein MPL36 produces the protein MQRLILISIVLWLVSCSSADATRRDYSASGDPEDIFFERSGKSKPASNTKSEDPVARSIIDDLDSNAKTATPVAAAAIPTKKPADQFDEVGLSSWYGQKFQGRPTASGEPFDRMKMTGAHRTLPIGSVIKIQNLENNKEAVVRINDRGPFVDERIVDVSEKTAEILEFKDKGITKVGIKVLKKGEDDLGDDLDDANLLDDAPAKPEKLTPVKPGIVKPVAAGKGFTVQVGVFQEKERALKYQENMKSEYNQSVFVTPRDGKFVVQVGDFADRSKAESLKSKLKYDGIDCFIATR, from the coding sequence ATGCAAAGACTCATACTTATATCCATAGTATTGTGGCTAGTGTCCTGCAGTTCTGCAGATGCTACCCGAAGAGATTATAGTGCTTCCGGCGATCCGGAAGATATTTTTTTCGAACGGTCTGGGAAGTCAAAGCCGGCAAGTAACACAAAATCGGAAGATCCAGTGGCTCGCTCCATCATTGACGATTTAGATTCTAATGCAAAAACAGCAACTCCTGTTGCGGCCGCAGCAATCCCAACCAAAAAACCTGCGGATCAGTTTGATGAAGTTGGTTTGTCCTCCTGGTATGGACAAAAGTTCCAAGGACGCCCCACTGCCAGTGGTGAACCTTTTGATCGAATGAAGATGACAGGTGCTCATAGAACTCTGCCCATCGGAAGTGTGATCAAAATCCAGAACTTAGAAAACAATAAAGAAGCAGTGGTTCGAATCAATGATCGCGGGCCTTTTGTAGATGAACGAATTGTAGATGTATCAGAAAAAACTGCAGAGATCCTTGAGTTTAAAGACAAAGGGATTACCAAAGTTGGGATCAAAGTTCTCAAAAAAGGAGAAGATGATCTTGGCGATGATTTAGATGACGCAAATCTTTTGGATGATGCTCCTGCGAAACCAGAAAAACTGACACCTGTAAAACCGGGTATTGTGAAACCAGTAGCGGCAGGAAAAGGATTTACGGTTCAAGTTGGGGTCTTTCAAGAAAAAGAAAGAGCATTAAAATACCAAGAAAACATGAAATCTGAATACAACCAATCCGTGTTTGTAACTCCTCGAGATGGAAAGTTCGTAGTTCAAGTTGGTGATTTTGCAGACCGCTCAAAAGCGGAATCTCTCAAATCAAAATTGAAATACGATGGGATTGATTGTTTTATCGCAACTCGATAG
- a CDS encoding tetratricopeptide repeat protein produces the protein MAQEIQSLFNEAVRLERNGEWERAETQYKILLEKDPNYHLALQNLGVIYAKQGKHADAIPLFSKAYKLHANVKNCYNLAVSLYKHEETEKAISFLKQTLTFEKKFISAHLLLAQAYQKLGNDEKTEVYLTNVIKIEPDHKSALGGLAMFYYERNRFPESLKMIERYLILYPGNAQLKIIQSEILAKQGNYKASATLLAAMVKEDVGFTNFNESLQAAWKEEDGIANESLHRIQSKAKMKLKEFQTKLELSKENPEEFSPPDAQEALDLSLLYLFNGNPEKAMQYLVFAQKMKEKTDPDRPS, from the coding sequence ATGGCACAAGAAATCCAATCTCTATTCAACGAGGCAGTCCGTTTGGAGCGGAATGGGGAGTGGGAACGTGCAGAAACTCAATATAAAATTTTGCTTGAGAAGGACCCAAATTACCATTTGGCCTTACAAAACTTAGGAGTGATTTACGCCAAACAAGGGAAACATGCGGATGCAATTCCATTGTTTTCTAAGGCATACAAACTCCACGCAAATGTGAAAAACTGTTATAATTTAGCAGTTTCCCTTTACAAACATGAGGAAACGGAAAAAGCCATAAGTTTCTTAAAACAAACTTTAACCTTTGAAAAGAAGTTTATTTCTGCGCATTTGCTTCTTGCACAAGCCTATCAAAAGTTAGGCAATGATGAAAAAACCGAAGTATATCTAACTAATGTTATTAAAATCGAACCGGACCATAAATCAGCTTTAGGAGGGCTTGCGATGTTTTATTACGAAAGGAATCGTTTTCCAGAAAGTTTAAAAATGATCGAACGTTATTTGATTCTTTATCCTGGTAATGCTCAATTAAAAATTATTCAATCGGAAATCCTCGCCAAACAAGGTAATTATAAAGCTTCAGCCACTTTACTTGCAGCCATGGTTAAAGAGGATGTAGGATTCACAAACTTTAATGAAAGTTTACAAGCTGCTTGGAAAGAGGAAGACGGAATAGCAAATGAAAGTTTGCACAGAATCCAATCCAAGGCCAAAATGAAATTAAAAGAATTTCAAACAAAATTAGAACTTTCAAAAGAGAATCCAGAGGAGTTTTCTCCGCCAGATGCACAAGAAGCTTTAGATTTAAGTTTGTTATATCTTTTCAACGGCAACCCAGAAAAAGCGATGCAATATTTGGTATTTGCCCAAAAGATGAAGGAAAAGACTGATCCAGACAGGCCATCCTAG